The Leishmania braziliensis MHOM/BR/75/M2904 complete genome, chromosome 24 DNA window CAACACCGCCAAGTACGGTGCTGCCTCTACGCCATCCCCCCCTTCTACCACCATGGACAGACACACTGGCCCACaacggaggggggggggtgagggaggccacacaagcacacgcggGTGGCTGGGCGAGTCTTCTTTCTTCGCATTCGAGTCAAATGAGTAAAATTAAGCGAAACCATAAAAGTCAGAGACAAATGAAAGCGGATGTCCCCAGGCGAGCGTGCGAGAGTgcgggaggggtggggaagcgAGGGAGAAACGACGTGGGAGCCTTCAGCCTGCTTCACCCCCATCCGCCTTCTACTGCTTGTCTTCCATCGTGCCGAAGGCATCTCCGTCATAACGAACTcgcacgccgcagcggtgcgctgcgTTCAGACGTGGACGGGCTGAGGAGAGGAGCGATGAAGGCAAAAGAAGCGGAGCAGAGATGAGGGGCCATAGGACACTACGTCACCTCCCGCATACGTATTCACGGAGTCCCCATCTCGTTGGGCGACGGCCTTTTAGTCCATCTGCTGCATGGCCTTGTCCGCGGCGCTGATTTTGCCCTTGCCCTTGTCGCTCTTGGACGAGCGGTCCTTGCGCTCCAGGATGGCCTTGCGGTGGTGCGTCAGCTTCAGCTTCGTGATTTCGACGTTGGAGGGGTGGATGCCGACGGCCACGGTGGAGCCGTTCGCCTTCTCGCGGTTCACCTTATCGATGTGAATGACCCACTTGAGGCGGTAGCACGCCGTCACCTTACCCTCACGGCCCTTGAAGGCGCCACGCTTCACGATGACCTCGTCATCCTTGCGCACGGGCATGGCACGCACGTTGTACTTCGCACGCAGCTCCTTGGAGAGCGGGGCGCTCATGAGCACACGGCGCACATGGCTCGGGGCCTGGAAGTGCGCGCGGCGGGCCTTGCGGCGGGAACCACACTTGATGCTGACCATCTTGTCCTGCGGGGTGGGTTGGGCGGGAGAGATGCGGGTCGGAGACTGTACGATTGTGTGGTATatatgtgtatgtgcgtgtgacaCCAGGATCCATAGAAAACAATGATAGATGGGgacagagaaggggaggtgACTGCTATGGCCACAGTGGTGCCTAACAGCACAAGAAGACGCACGAGTATACCCTTCGTGAAATCAGCGGCACAATCGCCGCACTCAATATGGCGAGGAGCGTGTGTTTGTTTTTCAGTTTCGCTATcatctacacacacacatacacacgcaggccGCGATGACTGGAGCTACTGTCTGGTggctttcctctcctcattGCATACATTacttccccttttctcttttgtggcTTTGGGGTGCAGTTGATGTCTCGGTGCTGCAAATTacgaagggaaggggaagcgttgagggaaaagaaggggagggagggagggagggagggacgaACCAAAGCAAAGAAgcacgagggagaggaggggagggggagagcaaTACGACGCTGCCCTGTCGTCTTGTTTTTTCCAATTcaccattttttttttccgtggCTCCGCTCTCGATACAACGCCCACTTGTCGGTGCACTTCCACAATCCcatcttttctctgcttctcttcagCTGTGTGTCGGACGCCTTCAGTCTCAATCGCGAatcctgctgccgctgtcgctgtagCTCTGTCTGTGTCCGTGGGGGCTTGTGTGTTACTCCGTCAGttcgttttcctcctcttcccttggGCTTattgctgagcagcagcggtggcgtgaCGCTTTATGATGGTGCAcgcaggcagtgcagcagagaaaagacaCCGAGTCACCGAAACACAATGAGACGAGCAAACAACGCAGGGGTGCAGTGTGAAGCATCGACTGAGTGGGAGCACACGTGTGCAGAGGCAAAcaacaaaggagagggaacaACACCAGACGCTCACGTCATGTGCGAGGGTCTGGacgtgggggaggaggaaaagagagggggggggctggcCTGCGCTTGGGAagcaagaggagaaagggaaggtGGGGGGAGTGCGTGCCTGTATGCGTACAGGGTGTCGTTTGGGTCTGAGCTGCGAGTTGCATCCACACGCAAGAGAGGCCGGGGAAC harbors:
- a CDS encoding putative 60S ribosomal protein L26, which gives rise to MVSIKCGSRRKARRAHFQAPSHVRRVLMSAPLSKELRAKYNVRAMPVRKDDEVIVKRGAFKGREGKVTACYRLKWVIHIDKVNREKANGSTVAVGIHPSNVEITKLKLTHHRKAILERKDRSSKSDKGKGKISAADKAMQQMD